The Prochlorococcus sp. MIT 1341 genomic interval CGATACGAAGACTTTCTATCAAAATGCGCCCTATGCTGTATGAGAAAATATATAAGCAGCTAATTGAGCCATTAAGAAGCTTCTCGGATTTTTTCATGCTCTTTCTTAGTAGGTAAATTAATACAAGGAAAATTAAAAGGTTCCAAATTGATTCGTATAAGAATGTTGGGTGAAAATATTTTTCAGAGGTGAATACGGCAGGTCTGTAAATAAACGGTATAAATAGTTTCCAGGGAAGATTGGTGGGTAAACCAAACGCTTCGTTGTTGAAGAAATTTCCCCATCGGCCGATTGCTTGGCCAAGAGCAACAGATGGAACGATTATATCAAGGATCTCCCAAAACCTCTGCTTCTTGAATCTACAGAAGAGAAAGATTGCTAAAGCTCCTCCAATCAGTGCCCCATGAATTGCAATACCACCTTTCCATATAGCGAAAACCTCTAACCAATTTTCTCTATAATTTCCCCATTCAAAAGCCACATAGTATGTACGTGCTCCAATTAGGGATGATAATACGAGAAAAGGCAAAAGATCATCTATTAATTTATATCCTAAACCTTTTTTTCTTGCTATATAACTTGAAATTCTTAGACCAATGAAAACGGATATTGCTATTAGTAAACCATACCATCTTAGGGAAATTGGACCGATCTGAATTATCTCAGGCCCTGGTGACTGGAAGGTGGCAATCACAATGTACTTATCTGTCTTACTTGTTTAGGATGAGGGCCCTTTTAGATTCCTTCTGCAGCCTGTACCTTCTCAACTTGCTTCTTCTTGAGGACCAGTAGGACTTGTGCAATTGAAACTGCAGCAAAGAATGCAAGTAGACCAAAGATTCTTGTAGGACTCTGTAGCACAACTTCTGTGTCAAGTTGGCCAAACCCTCCTGCATTAGGGTCGTTAGTTAGAGGTTCGCCAGCTTCTATCTTATCTCCTTCATTAACCAGGAGTGTTGGCCCTGCTGGAATACTCTCAATGGCTTTGTTAGAATCTTCTCCTTGAATTGTAATTAATTTTTCATTGTTTTCTCCATCATTGATTGAAGAGATGGTGCCGCTGATAGAAGCTGTAAAAATTGTATTATTGCTCTTTTCTCCAGTCGGGTAGACTTGGCCTCTGCCACGATTTCCACCTACGTGAATTGAATATTTCCCGAACTTTATTTTGCTATCTTTCGAGGGGTCAGGGGCCAAAATTGGAAATACTATTTCTCTATTTTGGTCTCCTGGAAGGGGGCCTACGAGGATTATGTCATCCCGCTCGTCACTGTATTGAGT includes:
- the lgt gene encoding prolipoprotein diacylglyceryl transferase, with protein sequence MVIATFQSPGPEIIQIGPISLRWYGLLIAISVFIGLRISSYIARKKGLGYKLIDDLLPFLVLSSLIGARTYYVAFEWGNYRENWLEVFAIWKGGIAIHGALIGGALAIFLFCRFKKQRFWEILDIIVPSVALGQAIGRWGNFFNNEAFGLPTNLPWKLFIPFIYRPAVFTSEKYFHPTFLYESIWNLLIFLVLIYLLRKSMKKSEKLLNGSISCLYIFSYSIGRILIESLRIDPLCIASAPPFCEGGIRTAQLMSLILLTFGILGLWRLFVQKKDLPSLTSNNY
- the petA gene encoding cytochrome f, yielding MRRFLSQLLSSFLILGLAISISPTKTWAYPFWAQQNYENPREATGKIVCANCHLAQMTTQAEVPQSVRADSVFKAVVKIPYKTGTTEIGADGSNVPLQVGAVVMLPDGFKLAPQDRWSDSIKEETQGVYYTQYSDERDDIILVGPLPGDQNREIVFPILAPDPSKDSKIKFGKYSIHVGGNRGRGQVYPTGEKSNNTIFTASISGTISSINDGENNEKLITIQGEDSNKAIESIPAGPTLLVNEGDKIEAGEPLTNDPNAGGFGQLDTEVVLQSPTRIFGLLAFFAAVSIAQVLLVLKKKQVEKVQAAEGI